A portion of the Macaca nemestrina isolate mMacNem1 chromosome 19, mMacNem.hap1, whole genome shotgun sequence genome contains these proteins:
- the ATP5F1A gene encoding ATP synthase subunit alpha, mitochondrial, with translation MLSVRVAAAVVRALPRRAGLVSRNALGSSFIAARNLHASNTHLQKTGTAEMSSILEERILGADISVDLEETGRVLSIGDGIARVHGLRNVQAEEMVEFSSGLKGMSLNLESDNVGVVVFGNDKLIKEGDIVKRTGAIVDVPVGEELLGRVVDALGNAIDGKGPIGSKTRRRVGLKAPGIIPRISVREPMQTGIKAVDSLVPIGRGQRELIIGDRQTGKTSIAIDTIINQKRFNDGSDEKKKLYCIYVAIGQKRSTVAQLVKRLTDADAMKYTIVVSATASDAAPLQYLAPYSGCSMGEYFRDNGKHALIIYDDLSKQAVAYRQMSLLLRRPPGREAYPGDVFYLHSRLLERAAKMNDAFGGGSLTALPVIETQAGDVSAYIPTNVISITDGQIFLETELFYKGIRPAINVGLSVSRVGSAAQTRAMKQVAGTMKLELAQYREVAAFAQFGSDLDAATQQLLSRGVRLTELLKQGQYSPMAIEEQVAVIYAGVRGYLDKLEPSKITKFENAFLSHVISQHQALLGTIRADGKISEESDAKLKEIVTKFLAGFEA, from the exons ATGCTGTCCGTACGCGTTGCTGCGGCCGTGGTCCGCGCCCTCCCTCGGCGGGCCGGACTG GTCTCCAGAAATGCTTTGGGTTCATCTTTCATTGCTGCAAGGAACCTCCATGCCTCTAACACTCATCTTCAGAAGACTG GGACTGCTGAGATGTCCTCTATTCTTGAAGAGCGTATTCTTGGAGCTGATATCTCTGTTGACCTTGAAGAAACTGGGCGTGTCTTAAGTATTGGTGATGGTATTGCCCGCGTACATGGGCTGAGGAATGTTCAGGCAGAAGAAATGGTAGAGTTTTCTTCAGGCTTAaag GGTATGTCCTTGAACTTGGAATCTGACAATGTTGGTGTTGTCGTGTTTGGAAATGATAAACTGATTAAGGAAGGAGATATAGTGAAGAGGACAGGAGCCATTGTGGACGTTCCAGTTGGTGAGGAGCTGTTGGGTCGTGTAGTTGATGCTCTTGGTAATGCTATTGATGGAAAG gGTCCAATTGGTTCCAAGACCCGTAGGCGAGTTGGTCTGAAAGCCCCCGGTATCATTCCTCGAATTTCAGTGCGGGAACCAATGCAGACTGGCATTAAGGCTGTGGATAGCTTGGTGCCAATTGGTCGTGGTCAGCGTGAGCTGATTATTGGTGACCGACAGACTGG gaaaacctcAATTGCTATTGACACAATCATTAACCAGAAACGTTTCAATGATGGATCTGATGAAAAGAAGAAGCTGTACTGTATCTATGTTGCTATTGGTCAAAAGAGATCCACTGTTGCCCAGTTGGTGAAGAGACTTACAGATGCAG ATGCCATGAAGTACACCATTGTGGTGTCAGCTACAGCCTCGGATGCTGCCCCACTTCAGTACCTGGCTCCTTACTCTGGCTGTTCCATGGGAGAGTATTTTAGAGACAATGGCAAACATGCTTTGATCATCTATGACGACTTATCCAAACAG GCTGTTGCTTACCGTCAGATGTCTCTGTTGCTGCGCCGTCCCCCTGGTCGTGAGGCCTATCCTGGTGATGTGTTCTACCTACACTCCCGATTGTTGGAGAGAGCAGCCAAAATGAACGATGCTTTTGGTGGTGGCTCCTTGACTGCTTTGCCAGTCATAGAAACACAGGCTGGTGATGTGTCTGCTTACATTCCAACGAATGTCATTTCCATCACTGACGGACAG ATCTTCTTGGAAACAGAATTGTTCTACAAAGGTATCCGCCCTGCCATTAACGTTGGTCTGTCTGTGTCTCGTGTCGGATCTGCTGCCCAAACCAGGGCTATGAAGCAG GTGGCAGGTACCATGAAGCTGGAATTGGCTCAGTATCGTGAGGTTGCTGCTTTTGCCCAGTTTGGTTCTGACCTCGATGCTGCCACTCAACAACTTTTGAGTCGTGGTGTGCGTCTAACTGAGTTGCTGAAGCAAGGACAGTATT CTCCCATGGCTATTGAAGAACAAGTGGCTGTTATCTATGCGGGTGTAAGGGGCTATCTTGATAAACTGGAGCCCAGCAAGATTACAAAGTTTGAGAATGCTTTCTTGTCTCATGTTATCAGCCAGCACCAAGCCCTGTTGGGTACTATCAG GGCTGATGGAAAGATCTCAGAAGAATCAGATGCAAAGCTGAAAGAGATTGTAACAAAGTTCTTGGCTGGATTTGAAGCTTAA